A stretch of the bacterium genome encodes the following:
- a CDS encoding hemolysin family protein, which translates to MSITVSLLIILVCLVLQGFFAASEMALVAVNRLRIRHLADSGDRKARSVQDMIQHPEKFLSTTLVGINLFLVLGAAVASSLCAQILVNRLDPAFFPIVATGVMLPLVLIFAEIVPKSLVRPRATEVSLALGRPLQVFYILLYPVVKAVALLSRGLVSLVGGRAQRRRLFASVDDLNFLMEEGQRQGALTEEERRMISRVFDFGETQVDDIMVPLIDIALAPEEARVGDIRKIVERTGHTRIPIYRERVDRIIGTVQATDLLTAEENEPIAGIIRKPFIVPESKPLEELLEELRTNNHNMAIVVDEYGGVSGLVTLENVIEEIVGDIHDEYDIEEDTEFRLRGGLADVSGRMRIDEINEILGLNLPEENEEETIAGFVIDLLGTIPSPGDRVSFDGHEFTVSKATDRQVLRLEIKGPAVSRLANRPGPGIDPGSHPGELRERR; encoded by the coding sequence GTGAGTATAACCGTTTCACTTCTGATCATCCTGGTCTGCCTGGTTCTGCAGGGATTTTTCGCGGCGTCGGAAATGGCCTTGGTCGCGGTTAATCGCCTTCGGATTCGCCACCTCGCCGATTCGGGGGATAGGAAAGCCAGAAGCGTTCAGGATATGATACAACATCCCGAGAAATTTCTTTCCACCACGCTGGTGGGGATAAATCTTTTTCTGGTGCTCGGAGCGGCCGTGGCCTCCTCCTTGTGCGCCCAGATACTCGTGAACCGACTCGATCCGGCTTTCTTCCCGATCGTGGCCACCGGGGTTATGTTGCCGTTGGTCCTGATCTTCGCCGAGATCGTTCCGAAATCCCTGGTCAGACCGCGCGCGACGGAAGTCAGCCTGGCCCTGGGAAGACCTCTGCAGGTCTTCTATATCCTCCTCTATCCGGTCGTCAAGGCGGTGGCTTTGTTGTCTCGAGGTCTGGTTTCGCTGGTAGGCGGCCGCGCCCAGAGACGAAGACTGTTCGCATCGGTCGACGATCTCAATTTTCTGATGGAGGAGGGCCAGCGCCAAGGCGCGTTGACCGAGGAAGAGAGGAGGATGATATCTCGGGTCTTCGATTTCGGCGAGACGCAGGTCGACGATATCATGGTTCCCCTGATCGATATCGCCCTGGCGCCGGAAGAAGCCCGCGTAGGGGACATCAGGAAAATCGTCGAGCGAACCGGACATACCCGGATACCGATCTACCGTGAACGGGTCGACCGGATAATAGGCACGGTCCAGGCCACGGATCTATTAACCGCAGAAGAGAACGAACCCATCGCCGGCATTATCCGGAAGCCTTTCATCGTTCCCGAGAGCAAGCCCCTGGAAGAGCTTCTGGAGGAACTGCGCACCAACAATCACAACATGGCCATCGTCGTCGATGAATATGGGGGGGTTTCTGGGTTGGTAACCCTGGAAAACGTCATAGAGGAAATCGTCGGGGATATCCACGACGAGTACGATATCGAAGAGGATACGGAATTCCGCTTGAGAGGCGGGCTCGCCGATGTTTCCGGAAGGATGCGGATCGATGAGATCAATGAGATTCTCGGGCTGAACCTCCCCGAGGAAAACGAGGAGGAAACCATCGCCGGCTTCGTTATCGATTTATTGGGAACGATCCCTTCTCCGGGCGACCGCGTAAGTTTCGACGGGCATGAATTCACCGTGAGTAAGGCGACCGACCGCCAGGTTCTCCGGCTCGAGATTAAAGGTCCGGCGGTATCGAGATTGGCCAACCGTCCCGGTCCGGGGATCGATCCCGGTTCTCACCCCGGAGAACTCCGGGAGAGGAGGTGA
- a CDS encoding nucleoside triphosphate pyrophosphohydrolase: MEKLVRDRIPEIIAADGAPPLPLRRLEAGEKLEKLEEKLREEVGEYLESRAPEELADILEVIRALAEALGLPPEDLERIRLRKARERGAFELGIAMDFPE, from the coding sequence GTGGAAAAATTAGTCAGGGACCGTATCCCCGAAATCATCGCCGCCGACGGCGCTCCTCCCCTCCCCCTGCGCCGACTGGAAGCCGGGGAAAAACTGGAGAAACTGGAGGAGAAATTGCGCGAAGAAGTCGGGGAATATCTGGAAAGCCGCGCACCCGAAGAGTTGGCCGACATTCTCGAAGTAATCCGGGCCCTGGCGGAGGCCCTCGGTTTACCGCCGGAGGATTTGGAGAGGATCCGCCTACGCAAAGCCCGGGAGCGGGGAGCGTTCGAACTGGGAATCGCCATGGATTTCCCGGAATGA
- a CDS encoding hemolysin family protein — translation MTAILILEVGFLAVLLALSALFSGAETALFSLSPVAREKMRHRHPARGGIIAKLLSHPDRLLVSIVVGNMLVNIFSSTLAERFAADVIPPSMASLAWVFSTVIMALLILILGEVVPKTMAINRAEEMSLRVAPAILFLDRMVGPVRSVIRWLTDRIVLAVHRRADGFDPPLTKEELATAIEMGSREGTLDGEEKEMIHDIFELGSKTVRQLMTPRNEVVSFELGTGFDDIAEAIRLKEYSRLPIYSEKEDNIVGLLYPKDLIVALSKGEKISHLGCYLRRPYFVPETMRASRLLKQFLQRKIHIAMVVDEYGAFSGLITLDDLVEEIVGEIRDKGEILPEFEIMDRDSIRIRGRCELQFINDELGLDLYSKESVTLGGFLFEKLGKIPRPGAVYQEDGIYFEVLSMKGNRVGQVMIRKKGIGLAAEKESE, via the coding sequence ATGACGGCGATTCTTATCCTGGAAGTCGGATTTCTCGCCGTGCTTTTGGCTCTTTCCGCTCTTTTTTCGGGGGCCGAGACGGCGCTGTTTTCGTTAAGTCCGGTCGCCCGGGAAAAGATGAGGCACCGGCATCCCGCCCGGGGAGGGATCATCGCCAAACTTCTATCCCACCCCGACCGTCTCCTGGTTTCGATCGTGGTGGGGAACATGTTGGTCAATATATTTTCTTCGACTCTGGCCGAACGTTTCGCCGCCGACGTCATTCCTCCGAGCATGGCTTCCCTGGCTTGGGTCTTCTCCACGGTGATCATGGCTCTTCTGATTCTTATTCTCGGGGAAGTGGTTCCCAAGACGATGGCGATCAACCGGGCGGAGGAAATGTCTTTGCGCGTGGCCCCGGCCATTCTGTTTCTGGACCGCATGGTGGGACCCGTCCGGTCCGTGATCAGGTGGCTCACCGACCGTATCGTACTGGCGGTCCATCGCCGGGCGGACGGCTTCGACCCTCCGCTGACCAAGGAAGAATTAGCCACGGCCATCGAAATGGGCAGCCGCGAGGGGACCTTGGACGGGGAAGAGAAAGAGATGATCCACGATATCTTCGAGTTGGGGTCGAAGACGGTCCGCCAGCTGATGACTCCCCGCAACGAGGTTGTCTCGTTCGAACTAGGGACCGGTTTCGACGATATCGCCGAGGCGATCAGGCTTAAAGAGTATTCGCGGCTGCCCATCTATTCCGAGAAGGAAGACAATATCGTCGGCTTGCTCTACCCGAAAGACCTCATCGTCGCCCTCTCCAAAGGAGAGAAAATCTCCCACCTGGGGTGCTATCTGCGCCGACCCTATTTCGTCCCCGAAACCATGCGGGCTTCCCGGCTCCTTAAACAGTTTCTCCAGCGCAAAATCCATATCGCCATGGTCGTCGACGAATACGGGGCGTTTTCGGGCTTGATCACCCTTGACGATCTGGTGGAGGAGATAGTGGGGGAGATCAGGGACAAGGGGGAAATTCTGCCCGAATTTGAAATCATGGATCGGGACAGTATCAGAATTCGGGGCCGGTGCGAACTGCAGTTCATCAACGACGAACTCGGGCTCGATCTTTACAGCAAGGAAAGCGTCACCCTGGGGGGATTCCTTTTTGAAAAATTGGGAAAGATTCCCCGTCCCGGAGCCGTTTACCAGGAAGACGGAATCTATTTCGAAGTATTAAGCATGAAAGGAAACCGGGTCGGCCAGGTCATGATCCGGAAGAAAGGGATCGGCCTGGCCGCGGAGAAGGAGTCGGAGTGA
- a CDS encoding M20/M25/M40 family metallo-hydrolase: MRTLNEERLVSTFVELALIDAVSGHERRLADFLRARFEELGLETEEEELGADRDGDCGNILVRIPGPVTPPVLFSAHLDTVQSTAGIEIYEEAGVFRSRGERILGADDRAGIAVMLEAARVLSESGGSPAALEYLFTVSEETGLRGVSALSPAWLQARDGFVLDLGGEITTLVNRAPYGQKLRFLIKGKPAHAGIEPEQGISAVSIAARAIDRTPLGRIDPETTANIGIIKGGSATNIVPGEVEVWGEARSLDPKRLADQVGAMVDSFRAAAREYGGTVEIESTREYPGFHIHRDTRVFKLAEAASEALGLPFHVDTSCGASDANILNGKGITVLNLSVGMGSPHSHSEYLRRIDLINAGRLILQIIDSMDPSFRPES, from the coding sequence ATGCGGACTTTGAACGAGGAGAGGCTGGTTTCCACGTTCGTCGAACTGGCGCTGATCGACGCCGTTTCCGGGCATGAACGCCGGTTGGCCGATTTTCTCCGGGCGCGGTTCGAGGAGTTGGGATTGGAGACGGAGGAAGAGGAGCTCGGCGCCGACCGGGACGGCGATTGCGGCAACATCCTCGTCCGGATTCCCGGTCCCGTGACCCCTCCGGTGCTGTTTTCAGCGCACTTGGACACGGTTCAATCGACCGCGGGGATTGAGATTTACGAAGAAGCGGGGGTTTTCCGGTCGAGAGGAGAGAGGATATTGGGGGCCGACGACCGCGCCGGAATCGCGGTCATGCTTGAAGCCGCCAGGGTTCTGAGCGAATCGGGGGGCAGTCCCGCCGCGCTCGAGTATTTGTTTACGGTTTCGGAAGAAACGGGCTTGCGGGGGGTCTCGGCCCTGAGCCCGGCGTGGCTCCAGGCCCGCGACGGTTTTGTCCTCGACCTCGGGGGCGAGATAACCACCCTGGTAAACCGAGCGCCGTACGGCCAAAAGCTTCGGTTTCTGATCAAGGGGAAACCGGCTCATGCCGGGATCGAGCCGGAGCAGGGGATCAGCGCCGTCTCCATCGCCGCCCGGGCCATCGACCGGACTCCGTTGGGACGGATCGATCCCGAGACCACCGCCAACATCGGGATCATCAAAGGAGGCAGCGCCACCAACATCGTCCCCGGGGAAGTAGAGGTTTGGGGGGAAGCCCGCTCGCTCGACCCGAAACGGCTCGCCGACCAGGTCGGGGCCATGGTCGATTCGTTTCGCGCCGCCGCCCGGGAATACGGCGGGACGGTCGAGATAGAATCGACCCGCGAATATCCCGGTTTTCACATACATCGGGATACGAGGGTGTTCAAGTTGGCCGAAGCCGCTTCCGAGGCTTTGGGTCTTCCTTTCCATGTCGACACCTCTTGCGGCGCCAGCGACGCCAACATACTCAACGGCAAAGGGATAACCGTCCTCAACCTTTCCGTGGGCATGGGGAGCCCTCACAGCCATTCGGAATATCTGCGCCGAATCGACCTGATCAATGCCGGCCGCTTGATCCTGCAGATAATCGATTCCATGGACCCGTCTTTTCGACCCGAGTCCTGA
- a CDS encoding sulfide-dependent adenosine diphosphate thiazole synthase produces MLREVAVTRLIIEDYFKRLTDHLEVDAAICGGGPAGLVAGAQLARAGLKVALFDRKVSLGGGMWGGGMFFNTCVVQPEAEGVLREFGIRYRSADGLLAASAVECVARLVTGAVEAGVEVFNGITVEDVAVFPTADGGKRVGGFVINWGTVGALAARGIGIEVDPLVITSRWALDATGHPHEVCRIAREKGLELGTATGRPVGEGSLWMDAAEQLVVENSRQVFPGLFVCGMAANAVFGAPRMGPIFGGMLLSGKKVAQRILESNG; encoded by the coding sequence ATGTTGCGGGAAGTCGCCGTCACCCGATTGATAATCGAAGATTATTTCAAGAGATTGACCGATCATCTGGAAGTGGATGCCGCGATCTGCGGCGGAGGTCCGGCTGGTCTGGTCGCGGGCGCGCAATTGGCCCGGGCCGGTTTGAAAGTGGCTCTTTTCGACCGGAAAGTATCGCTGGGGGGCGGGATGTGGGGCGGAGGTATGTTTTTCAACACGTGCGTGGTTCAACCTGAAGCCGAGGGCGTTCTGAGGGAGTTCGGCATCCGTTACCGGTCTGCGGACGGGCTCTTGGCGGCGTCGGCTGTGGAATGCGTTGCGCGCCTGGTGACGGGAGCGGTGGAGGCCGGGGTCGAGGTATTCAACGGGATTACCGTTGAAGACGTCGCCGTATTCCCGACAGCCGACGGCGGCAAACGGGTCGGCGGATTTGTGATCAATTGGGGAACGGTCGGCGCCTTGGCCGCGCGGGGCATCGGTATCGAAGTCGACCCCCTGGTCATCACGTCTCGTTGGGCTCTCGACGCCACCGGCCATCCCCATGAAGTATGCCGGATTGCGCGGGAAAAGGGATTGGAACTGGGCACTGCCACGGGAAGACCCGTCGGAGAAGGCTCTCTCTGGATGGATGCCGCCGAACAGCTGGTGGTGGAAAACAGCCGGCAGGTTTTTCCCGGGCTTTTCGTCTGCGGCATGGCCGCCAACGCCGTCTTTGGAGCTCCGAGAATGGGCCCCATATTCGGGGGGATGCTTCTCTCCGGGAAAAAGGTCGCGCAACGGATACTGGAATCGAACGGTTGA
- a CDS encoding tRNA 4-thiouridine(8) synthase ThiI, producing the protein MRALGLLSGGLDSVLAVRIIQEQGVEVAGLVFVSPFFSDERAGRSAEELGITLCAVDITKPLLEAIRNPRYGLGKNLNPCADCHRIMIAEAFRRLESSEAAFVFTGEVLAQRPKSQGKDMLNAVAAAGRRGYLLRPLSAKLLPPTVPEREGWVDREKLLALSGRSRRQQIELASRYGISEYASPSGGCLLTDAGFCSRLRDLEGREGWARDDIELLKIGRHFRLPSGAKAVSGRDREENERLRLMGRASDLFFQRADRPRSLVLLRPGGEGDILPAARICARYSVPAPGGELEIAWGNGSGVLENRIRAKPMPDGELENWRI; encoded by the coding sequence TTGAGGGCGTTGGGGTTACTTTCCGGGGGATTGGACAGCGTTCTGGCAGTCCGGATCATCCAGGAGCAGGGGGTCGAGGTGGCCGGTCTGGTTTTCGTCAGCCCGTTCTTTTCCGACGAGCGCGCGGGTCGTTCGGCGGAAGAACTGGGCATCACCCTGTGCGCCGTCGATATCACCAAGCCGCTGTTGGAGGCGATCAGAAATCCCCGGTACGGGCTGGGAAAAAACCTGAATCCCTGCGCCGATTGCCACCGGATAATGATCGCCGAAGCGTTTCGACGGCTGGAAAGCTCAGAAGCCGCGTTTGTTTTTACGGGTGAAGTCCTGGCCCAGAGGCCGAAATCCCAGGGGAAAGACATGCTGAATGCGGTGGCGGCCGCCGGCCGGCGCGGATACCTCCTCCGGCCCCTCTCCGCCAAACTCTTACCGCCCACCGTTCCCGAACGGGAAGGATGGGTGGACCGCGAGAAACTGCTGGCGCTTTCCGGACGTTCCCGACGCCAACAAATCGAGTTGGCCTCCCGGTACGGAATTTCCGAGTATGCCTCGCCCTCCGGCGGTTGTCTTCTGACCGATGCCGGCTTCTGTTCGCGTTTGCGCGATCTGGAGGGCCGGGAAGGATGGGCACGGGACGATATCGAACTGCTTAAGATCGGGAGGCATTTTCGGCTCCCCTCGGGAGCCAAGGCGGTCTCCGGTCGCGACCGGGAGGAGAACGAGCGGTTGCGGCTCATGGGAAGGGCATCCGACCTTTTCTTCCAGCGCGCCGACCGTCCCCGGTCCCTGGTGCTCCTCCGTCCCGGCGGGGAGGGGGATATCCTCCCCGCCGCCCGGATCTGCGCCCGCTACAGCGTCCCGGCTCCCGGCGGGGAACTGGAGATAGCCTGGGGAAACGGCTCCG
- a CDS encoding J domain-containing protein: protein MISFKNYYRILNVGLHASPADIRRAFRRLAKKYHPDTSEYDPDSAASHMRALLEAYRILMDEEKRRIYNLRFKGRLEREETTFGEFLRGRGDDPYARALLVFYNLLSGRRKEAISIYEYQKKEYGESVFLRELLGFADYLDCVFLLGEAYEFSGRFAEAAHCYEEAYREDLKWSYFRHFRLEVKHRIRTIFCRHLARDADPETSIRYYRVLLEEYAFPRHDRAFFWKKIAERYCEMNEYEIARECLAEAERLKPRLTGTKKLRVRLETVPPETEKDPGESPWKN from the coding sequence ATGATCTCCTTTAAAAATTATTACCGCATCCTCAACGTCGGTCTGCACGCTTCCCCGGCGGATATCCGTCGGGCTTTCCGGCGGCTGGCGAAAAAATACCACCCCGACACTTCCGAATACGATCCCGACTCCGCCGCCAGCCACATGCGGGCTTTGCTGGAAGCTTATCGGATCCTCATGGATGAGGAGAAACGAAGGATCTACAACCTTCGCTTCAAAGGGCGGCTGGAACGGGAAGAAACCACTTTCGGAGAATTCCTACGCGGCCGGGGCGACGACCCTTACGCCCGGGCCCTGCTTGTTTTTTACAACCTCCTCTCCGGCAGGCGAAAAGAGGCTATCTCCATTTACGAGTACCAGAAAAAGGAATACGGGGAATCCGTCTTCCTCCGGGAACTGCTGGGCTTCGCCGATTACCTGGACTGCGTTTTCCTCCTGGGAGAAGCGTACGAGTTTTCCGGGCGGTTCGCCGAAGCGGCCCACTGCTACGAGGAGGCCTACCGCGAGGATCTCAAGTGGTCGTATTTCCGTCATTTCCGCCTTGAGGTCAAGCACCGGATCCGAACGATTTTCTGCCGCCATCTGGCCCGGGACGCCGATCCCGAAACCTCCATCCGCTACTATCGGGTCCTCCTGGAAGAGTATGCCTTTCCCCGGCACGACCGGGCGTTTTTTTGGAAAAAGATCGCCGAGCGGTACTGCGAAATGAACGAATACGAAATCGCGCGGGAGTGCCTCGCCGAAGCCGAAAGACTCAAACCCAGGTTGACGGGAACCAAAAAACTCCGTGTCCGCCTGGAAACTGTTCCTCCCGAAACCGAAAAAGACCCGGGGGAAAGCCCGTGGAAAAATTAG
- the mtnP gene encoding S-methyl-5'-thioadenosine phosphorylase, with translation MSAIGIIGGSGLYEMEGLGGRKEVVLHTPFGEPSDAYTTGEIEGNRVVFLPRHGNGHRLLPSEINYAANIWGFKKLGVERIISVTAVGSLREDFAPQNVVLPDQYFDRMMNDRRSTFFGEGVVAHVSMAEPSCPVLLELLFAVATELGAVVHKGGTYLNMEGPAFSTRAESNVYRQWGMDIIGMTNLAEARLAREAEICYQSLAMVTDYDCWHPDHEHVTLEMVIRNLSQNTALAKEIIKTAVPRIPGVRDCLCSRALENSIVTAPDAIPPAQRHRLDLIIGRYL, from the coding sequence ATGAGCGCGATCGGTATCATCGGGGGAAGCGGCTTATACGAGATGGAAGGCCTGGGGGGGCGGAAAGAGGTTGTCCTTCATACTCCTTTCGGGGAGCCGTCGGACGCGTATACCACCGGGGAGATCGAGGGGAACCGGGTTGTTTTTCTTCCCCGCCACGGTAACGGCCACCGGTTGCTGCCCTCGGAGATCAATTACGCCGCCAATATCTGGGGGTTTAAAAAGCTGGGGGTGGAGAGGATCATCTCGGTCACGGCGGTGGGGAGCCTGCGCGAAGATTTCGCCCCCCAGAACGTGGTACTCCCCGATCAGTATTTCGACCGGATGATGAACGACCGGCGCTCCACCTTTTTCGGGGAAGGGGTCGTCGCCCACGTTTCCATGGCCGAACCCAGTTGTCCCGTGCTCTTGGAACTTCTGTTCGCCGTCGCCACGGAGCTGGGAGCCGTCGTTCACAAGGGAGGGACCTACCTCAACATGGAAGGTCCGGCCTTTTCGACCCGAGCCGAATCGAACGTCTATCGGCAATGGGGGATGGATATCATCGGAATGACCAATCTGGCCGAAGCCCGTTTGGCCCGGGAAGCGGAGATCTGTTATCAGAGCTTGGCCATGGTAACGGATTACGATTGCTGGCACCCCGACCATGAACACGTAACTCTGGAAATGGTGATCCGGAACCTGTCGCAGAACACCGCCCTGGCCAAGGAGATTATCAAAACCGCGGTTCCCAGAATCCCCGGTGTCCGAGACTGTCTCTGTTCCCGGGCTCTGGAAAATTCCATCGTCACCGCGCCCGATGCCATCCCCCCCGCGCAACGGCATCGCTTGGACCTGATTATCGGCAGGTATCTTTAG
- a CDS encoding 4'-phosphopantetheinyl transferase superfamily protein, whose amino-acid sequence MSAAPGTGNVVKVRIVNLASLESDLERLRGLLGPGERRRADSCSHRRVRDDFIVSRALLRLLLGRELGVSPGDLNFAYNEEGKPYLRENPVFFNLSHSGRMVAYAVSPAVSVGIDIEEIRPSVDYRALIERWWSSGEKKWVAGFATEASRRESFFRLWTRKEAYAKVRGVSVYRVLSTEVGLPGQTSARERGQFLFWEPPLGEGWAGTVVAAGANARLDYAALPADVFHQYD is encoded by the coding sequence ATGAGCGCCGCTCCGGGAACGGGAAACGTCGTCAAAGTCCGAATCGTAAACCTGGCTTCGCTGGAGTCGGATCTTGAACGATTGCGGGGCCTTCTGGGCCCGGGCGAACGCCGCCGCGCCGATTCCTGTTCTCACCGCCGGGTGCGGGACGATTTCATCGTTTCCCGCGCCCTTCTGAGGCTGTTGTTGGGACGGGAGCTGGGGGTTTCTCCGGGCGATCTGAATTTTGCGTACAACGAGGAGGGGAAGCCTTATCTTCGGGAAAACCCGGTCTTCTTCAATCTTTCCCATTCCGGGAGGATGGTGGCGTACGCGGTCTCTCCGGCCGTTTCGGTGGGAATCGATATCGAGGAGATCCGGCCGTCCGTCGATTACCGTGCCTTGATCGAACGCTGGTGGTCATCCGGAGAAAAAAAGTGGGTCGCGGGTTTTGCGACCGAGGCTTCCCGACGGGAGTCTTTTTTCCGGCTCTGGACCCGAAAGGAAGCTTATGCTAAGGTCCGGGGGGTAAGCGTATATCGGGTTTTAAGTACGGAAGTCGGTTTGCCGGGACAAACATCCGCGCGGGAACGGGGACAGTTTCTATTTTGGGAACCGCCCCTGGGAGAAGGCTGGGCGGGGACGGTGGTCGCGGCGGGGGCGAACGCCCGGTTGGACTACGCGGCTTTGCCGGCGGATGTTTTTCATCAGTATGACTAA
- a CDS encoding RNA polymerase sigma factor — protein sequence MELTEAELIGRFRAGEEDAFEALMKLFEDRTLSLAWYLTGNRDDAMDITQEAFIRMYRVLPRWEPKASLFTWLYRVVVNLTRDRGRRLAREGRVGLEEVPETADRRTDTSPGGALGDEEIGRHIRSAVSRLPRRQREAFVLRHYQECTIREIAEIQGCSEGAVKANLFHAVRKLRRLLRDFYAGAPGET from the coding sequence ATGGAATTAACCGAAGCTGAATTGATCGGGCGTTTCCGGGCCGGGGAGGAGGACGCTTTCGAGGCGCTGATGAAGCTTTTTGAGGATCGGACGCTTTCCCTGGCATGGTATTTGACGGGCAACCGGGACGACGCTATGGACATAACCCAGGAAGCATTCATCAGGATGTACCGCGTCCTTCCCCGCTGGGAGCCGAAAGCGTCGTTGTTCACATGGCTGTATCGGGTTGTCGTCAACCTGACCCGTGATCGCGGACGTCGTTTGGCGCGGGAAGGCCGGGTCGGACTGGAGGAAGTGCCGGAAACGGCCGACCGGAGAACGGATACGTCTCCCGGCGGGGCATTGGGAGACGAAGAAATCGGCCGCCACATCCGGAGCGCGGTTTCCCGGCTCCCCCGCCGTCAGCGAGAGGCGTTCGTATTAAGACATTACCAGGAGTGTACGATTCGTGAAATCGCCGAAATCCAAGGGTGCAGCGAAGGCGCGGTGAAAGCGAATTTGTTTCATGCGGTTCGGAAACTACGGCGCCTTTTACGGGATTTTTACGCCGGAGCACCGGGGGAGACATGA
- the dut gene encoding dUTP diphosphatase yields the protein MILKTVEVKIRRKPGCEDIPLPAYMSDGAAGMDLTAAVDSPFSLEPGEIGLIPTGIHIELPHGYEAQIRPRSGLALSRGLGIVNSPGTVDADYRGEIGVIAVNLGREAIEVTRGMRVAQMVVQEVVRAELLVSADLGATDRGSGGFGHTGECD from the coding sequence ATGATTTTGAAGACGGTGGAGGTGAAGATACGGAGGAAACCCGGGTGCGAAGATATTCCGCTGCCTGCTTACATGAGCGACGGGGCGGCGGGGATGGATCTGACCGCCGCCGTCGATAGTCCTTTCTCCCTGGAACCGGGGGAGATCGGGTTGATCCCGACCGGGATACATATAGAGCTTCCCCATGGCTATGAAGCTCAGATCCGGCCCCGCAGCGGGCTGGCCCTATCCCGGGGGCTGGGGATCGTGAATTCTCCGGGAACGGTGGACGCCGACTACCGCGGGGAAATCGGCGTGATTGCGGTCAATCTCGGCCGCGAGGCGATCGAGGTCACCAGGGGCATGAGAGTGGCCCAGATGGTCGTCCAGGAAGTGGTAAGGGCGGAACTGCTGGTTTCGGCCGACCTCGGGGCCACCGACCGGGGTTCGGGGGGGTTCGGCCATACCGGAGAATGTGATTGA
- a CDS encoding histidine triad nucleotide-binding protein, with translation MGCLFCKIAGGEIPSEKVYEDDDVVAFRDISPQAPVHILIIPRAHISGVDAAGPDAEVLLGRLLRVGARLAEKEGVGQSGYRLVINAGPDAGQAVFHLHCHLLGGRRLSWPPG, from the coding sequence ATGGGTTGTTTATTCTGTAAAATCGCCGGGGGCGAGATCCCCTCCGAAAAAGTTTATGAAGACGACGATGTGGTCGCCTTCCGGGATATTTCCCCCCAAGCCCCCGTTCATATCCTCATCATCCCCCGGGCTCATATATCCGGGGTGGATGCCGCCGGGCCCGACGCCGAGGTGTTGCTCGGGCGCCTTCTGCGGGTCGGCGCCCGTTTAGCCGAAAAAGAGGGAGTGGGGCAAAGCGGCTACCGGCTTGTGATCAACGCGGGTCCCGACGCGGGTCAGGCGGTGTTTCACCTCCATTGTCATCTTCTCGGCGGTCGGCGGCTCTCCTGGCCTCCGGGTTGA